A part of Camelus bactrianus isolate YW-2024 breed Bactrian camel chromosome 7, ASM4877302v1, whole genome shotgun sequence genomic DNA contains:
- the ZNF804B gene encoding zinc finger protein 804B isoform X2 translates to MTSHHPCCFYKDFPEKEKSTAKALEDVKANFYCELCDKQYHKHQEFDNHINSYDHAHKQRLKELKQREFARNVSSKSWKDEKKQEKALKRLHQLAELRQQSECISGSGPAYKAPRIAIEKQLQQGIFPVKNGRKISCMKSALLLKGKNLSRSISDKQWSTTPNRHQLQTDRRYLFGNRVPQTSSDLSGANHRTGVSFSFSKKVHLKLESSASVFSENTEESHDCNKSPVYKTKQTAEKCTCCRFANEETRLSKEKDRNISPSHLESVVHNTFTISSQILRHKNDSVDETLEDSIDIHASFNKANIRLSDVDFTPSSRTKEIRNTSKNTSEHCINHSCQGNVSSSLLNIYKHSNARIFECVDEFPSREPSEQSSALHLNRKEKREKVLDKTERVSRSVQRLVREACPHDVKSKPLPFLHVQSKDGHTILQWPTELLLFTKTEPCISYGCNPLYFDFKLSRNRSDGNDPEDFRTELLKESSEMPTMLENQVSGLIEDQQKLIQEDNKSLKPKMTLANPDWENFQRKYNLGSNSAEPDMNENNFSASDLEMKNPEVPAYLDLALKNCVRNSNDSDKELKEPSRTHLQSCQRVTLNDANEGLSCSPCVSRTKKHTLISSDLHLDFEDENPSTWNSSPYPLRGHSDHEKDLGVILNSDRIGVTSSVSGCGRGNYKRSSPKLSLNKRSSPSDTSPGRTSSLRSTCSNHRSGGHGRGNLLCFCKREYNSVERHKRKRRKHSCLCLSDELATSESPQSETQGARSCELWESVKNEKKSKHGYGHCREKYKLGKNQQGLGPQSKRTIHCDSSAQVSGAGNSENPPHCQAPQHSRLGSYSREKMSHLNKGERSQQSLDSPLVCDLGKVKPMQCDSGNRSRLLRNSSNRSLETTELNAVGGERTALTAKSLLERVQAKKCQERATDFEVSSDCCKNQSEAHSQIECTLQFTPPGCTRLALPLSEKIQNPRRRRNEEGSATQRTIEKVRVESSQTNNFTVLADTDCDRYLSKGIIHIVAESQSPNMKKNPMTKEQSKCLISEVQPFIQSCDPVSNDFPGAFPSNRHIGVTDSTETKEDQINLDLHDVSMHMNHVEGNISSYYDRTMQKHDKVADELEVCRKSLSPPLIQQPITFSPDEMDKYKLLQLQAQQHVQKQLLSKHLRVLPAAGPTAFSPASAVQTVPIHQHASITTIHHTFLQRFVSASLNSHSSHLPIAHLHPLSQPHFNPFPFSPLTPTIIPAHPTFLAGHPLHLVTAAPFHPSHITLQPLPPAAFIPTLFSPHFNPATASIIHLNPLIQPVFQGQDLRHHSCSSQMQQLNGVKEALNVSAHLN, encoded by the exons AGACTGAAAGAATTAAAGCAACGGGAATTTGCTCGAAATGTATCTTCCAAGTCttggaaagatgaaaagaaacaagaaaaagcacTTAAGCGACTTCATCAACTGGCTGAGTTAAGGCAACAGTCTGAATG TATTTCTGGAAGTGGACCAGCATACAAAGCCCCCAGGATAGCCATAGAAAAGCAACTCCAGCAAGGAATTTTCCCCGTGAAGAATGGCAGAAAGATATCATGCATGAAGAGCGCACTTCTCCTTAAAGGAAAGAATCTCTCCAGAAGCATTTCCGATAAACAGTGGTCCACCACTCCAAATCGACACCAGCTACAAACGGACAGACGTTATTTGTTTGGAAATCGGGTACCACAAACATCCTCAGATCTCAGCGGTGCAAATCACAGGACCGgagtatcattttctttctccaaaaaaGTGCATCTGAAATTAGAATCTTCAGCATCAGTTTTCAGTGAGAACACAGAAGAAAGCCACGACTGTAACAAGTCGCCcgtctataaaacaaaacaaactgcaGAGAAGTGCACGTGCTGCaggtttgcaaatgaagagacaCGCCTCTCTAAGGAAAAAGATAGAAACATCTCACCAAGCCATCTGGAAAGTGTTGTACACAATACCTTCACCATAAGCTCTCAGATTTTGCGGCACAAAAATGACTCTGTTGATGAAACACTAGAAGATTCGATTGACATTCATGCTTCATTCAATAAAGCTAACATTCGTCTTTCGGATGTGGATTTTACTCCTTCCAGCAgaacaaaagaaatcagaaatacaTCGAAGAACACTTCAGAACACTGCATTAATCACTCATGCCAAGGAAATGTTTCCTCCAGCTTACTGAACATTTACAAGCACAGTAATGCCAGGATATTTGAATGTGTGGATGAGTTTCCATCACGAGAGCCAAGTGAACAAAGCAGTGCATTGCATCTGAAtcgaaaagagaagagagaaaaagtatTAGATAAAACAGAAAGAGTTAGCAGAAGTGTACAAAGGCTTGTAAGAGAAGCATGTCCGCATGATGTGAAGTCCAAACCACTGCCTTTTCTCCACGTCCAAAGCAAAGATGGCCACACCATTCTCCAATGGCCTACGGAACTGCTTCTCTTTACAAAAACAGAGCCCTGTATCTCTTATGGCTGCAACCcattatattttgattttaagCTTTCTCGAAACAGGAGTGATGGCAACGATCCGGAGGACTTCAGAACAGAATTGCTGAAAGAGTCCTCGGAAATGCCAACTATGCTAGAGAACCAAGTCTCAGGTTTAATCGAAGACCAACAAAAATTGATCCAAGAAGATAATAAGTCTCTGAAACCAAAGATGACACTAGCCAATCCAGATTGGGAAAATTTCCAGAGAAAATATAATTTGGGCTCCAACAGTGCTGAGCCAGAtatgaatgaaaataattttagtgcAAGCGATTTGGAAATGAAAAATCCTGAAGTGCCTGCTTACCTAGATCTCGCTCTAAAGAACTGTGTAAGAAACAGTAATGATAGTGATAAGGAACTTAAGGAACCTTCCAGGACCCATTTGCAAAGCTGCCAAAGGGTAACTCTAAACGATGCAAATGAGGGCCTATCTTGTTCTCCTTGTGTCTCTAGGACTAAAAAGCATACGCTGATTTCCAGTGATCTTCATTTAGATTTTGAAGATGAGAATCCCTCCACCTGGAATTCTAGCCCTTACCCTCTAAGGGGCCACAGTGACCACGAGAAGGACCTCGGCGTAATTTTGAATAGTGACCGAATTGGCGTGACCAGCAGTGTTTCTGGTTGTGGAAGAGGAAATTACAAGAGAAGTTCCCCAAAGTTGTCTCTGAATAAACGTTCTAGCCCTTCAGACACATCCCCTGGCAGGACATCCAGCTTGAGAAGTACTTGTTCAAATCATAGGTCCGGTGGTCACGGCAGAGGGAATTTGCTCTGCTTTTGTAAAAGAGAATACAACTCAGTTGAAAGGCACAAAAGGAAACGTCGAAAGCACAGCTGTCTCTGCTTGTCTGATGAGCTGGCAACGAGCGAGTCCCCACAGTCTGAAACCCAAGGAGCTAGGAGCTGCGAATTGTGGGAatcagttaaaaatgaaaaaaaatcaaaacatggaTATGGTCActgcagagaaaaatataaactgGGCAAAAATCAGCAGGGTCTAGGGCCACAATCCAAGAGAACCATCCACTGTGATTCCAGCGCACAGGTTTCCGGTGCTGGAAACAGTGAAAACCCACCTCATTGCCAGGCACCTCAGCACAGCAGATTGGGCTCTTACTCAAGAGAGAAAATGTCTCACTTAAATAAAGGTGAAAGAAGTCAACAGTCTTTGGACAGTCCTCTTGTTTGTGATCTGGGAAAAGTAAAGCCCATGCAGTGTGACTCCGGGAATCGCAGCCGTCTTCTAAGGAACTCCTCTAACCGCTCTTTAGAAACCACAGAGCTGAATGCTGTAGGAGGAGAGAGGACCGCCCTGACAGCCAAGAGCCTATTGGAAAGAGtacaagccaagaaatgccagGAACGAGCAACTGATTTTGAGGTCTCTTCAGACTGTTGTAAAAATCAGTCAGAGGCTCATTCACAAATCGAATGCACACTTCAGTTTACACCACCGGGCTGTACCAGACTAGCATTGCCTTTGTCTGAAAAAATACAGAacccaagaagaagaagaaatgaagaaggCAGTGCAACACAAAGAACTATTGAGAAAGTCAGAGTTGAAAGTTCACAGACAAATAATTTCACTGTTTTAGCAGACACTGATTGTGATCGTTATCTTTCAAAAGGTATCATTCACATAGTAGCTGAGTCTCAGTCACCAAACATGAAAAAGAACCCAATGACAAAAGAACAATCAAAATGTTTAATTAGTGAGGTCCAACCTTTTATTCAAAGCTGTGACCCAGTATCAAATGATTTCCCTGGTGCTTTTCCATCGAATAGACATATTGGTGTTACTGATTCAACAGAGACCAAAGAGGACCAAATAAATCTAGACTTACACGATGTAAGCATGCATATGAATCATGTAGAGGGGAATATCAGCTCTTACTATGACAGAACTATGCAGAAGCATGACAAAGTAGCTGATGAATTAGAAGTGTGTCGTAAATCTCTCTCCCCACCTTTAATTCAACAGCCCATAACATTTTCTCCtgatgaaatggataaatacaAGCTCCTCCAGCTACAAGCCCAGCAGCACGTGCAGAAACAGCTCCTATCAAAGCATCTTCGAGTTTTGCCCGCTGCAGGGCCAACTGCCTTTTCTCCGGCTTCAGCTGTGCAGACAGTTCCAATTCACCAGCATGCGtctatcaccaccatccaccacACGTTCCTGCAGCGTTTTGTTTCTGCTTCCCTAAATTCCCATAGCAGTCACCTCCCTATAGCTCATCTACATCCTCTTTCGCAGCCACATTTTAATCCATTTCCGTTTTCACCTCTGACGCCCACTATCATCCCTGCACACCCCACTTTCTTAGCGGGTCATCCCCTGCATTTAGTCACTGCTGCCCCCTTCCACCCATCTCACATAACTCTCCAGCCCTTGCCCCCTGCAGCGTTTATCCCCACCTTGTTTAGCCCTCACTTTAACCCAGCTACTGCTTCTATCATCCACTTGAATCCTTTAATTCAACCAGTGTTCCAAGGTCAAGATCTTCGCCATCATTCCTGCTCCAGTCAGATGCAACAGTTAAATGGAGTGAAAGAGGCCTTAAATGTGTCAGCTCACTTAAACTAA
- the ZNF804B gene encoding zinc finger protein 804B isoform X1: MACYLVISSRHLSNGHYRGIKGVFRGPLCKNGSPSPDFPEKEKSTAKALEDVKANFYCELCDKQYHKHQEFDNHINSYDHAHKQRLKELKQREFARNVSSKSWKDEKKQEKALKRLHQLAELRQQSECISGSGPAYKAPRIAIEKQLQQGIFPVKNGRKISCMKSALLLKGKNLSRSISDKQWSTTPNRHQLQTDRRYLFGNRVPQTSSDLSGANHRTGVSFSFSKKVHLKLESSASVFSENTEESHDCNKSPVYKTKQTAEKCTCCRFANEETRLSKEKDRNISPSHLESVVHNTFTISSQILRHKNDSVDETLEDSIDIHASFNKANIRLSDVDFTPSSRTKEIRNTSKNTSEHCINHSCQGNVSSSLLNIYKHSNARIFECVDEFPSREPSEQSSALHLNRKEKREKVLDKTERVSRSVQRLVREACPHDVKSKPLPFLHVQSKDGHTILQWPTELLLFTKTEPCISYGCNPLYFDFKLSRNRSDGNDPEDFRTELLKESSEMPTMLENQVSGLIEDQQKLIQEDNKSLKPKMTLANPDWENFQRKYNLGSNSAEPDMNENNFSASDLEMKNPEVPAYLDLALKNCVRNSNDSDKELKEPSRTHLQSCQRVTLNDANEGLSCSPCVSRTKKHTLISSDLHLDFEDENPSTWNSSPYPLRGHSDHEKDLGVILNSDRIGVTSSVSGCGRGNYKRSSPKLSLNKRSSPSDTSPGRTSSLRSTCSNHRSGGHGRGNLLCFCKREYNSVERHKRKRRKHSCLCLSDELATSESPQSETQGARSCELWESVKNEKKSKHGYGHCREKYKLGKNQQGLGPQSKRTIHCDSSAQVSGAGNSENPPHCQAPQHSRLGSYSREKMSHLNKGERSQQSLDSPLVCDLGKVKPMQCDSGNRSRLLRNSSNRSLETTELNAVGGERTALTAKSLLERVQAKKCQERATDFEVSSDCCKNQSEAHSQIECTLQFTPPGCTRLALPLSEKIQNPRRRRNEEGSATQRTIEKVRVESSQTNNFTVLADTDCDRYLSKGIIHIVAESQSPNMKKNPMTKEQSKCLISEVQPFIQSCDPVSNDFPGAFPSNRHIGVTDSTETKEDQINLDLHDVSMHMNHVEGNISSYYDRTMQKHDKVADELEVCRKSLSPPLIQQPITFSPDEMDKYKLLQLQAQQHVQKQLLSKHLRVLPAAGPTAFSPASAVQTVPIHQHASITTIHHTFLQRFVSASLNSHSSHLPIAHLHPLSQPHFNPFPFSPLTPTIIPAHPTFLAGHPLHLVTAAPFHPSHITLQPLPPAAFIPTLFSPHFNPATASIIHLNPLIQPVFQGQDLRHHSCSSQMQQLNGVKEALNVSAHLN, encoded by the exons AGACTGAAAGAATTAAAGCAACGGGAATTTGCTCGAAATGTATCTTCCAAGTCttggaaagatgaaaagaaacaagaaaaagcacTTAAGCGACTTCATCAACTGGCTGAGTTAAGGCAACAGTCTGAATG TATTTCTGGAAGTGGACCAGCATACAAAGCCCCCAGGATAGCCATAGAAAAGCAACTCCAGCAAGGAATTTTCCCCGTGAAGAATGGCAGAAAGATATCATGCATGAAGAGCGCACTTCTCCTTAAAGGAAAGAATCTCTCCAGAAGCATTTCCGATAAACAGTGGTCCACCACTCCAAATCGACACCAGCTACAAACGGACAGACGTTATTTGTTTGGAAATCGGGTACCACAAACATCCTCAGATCTCAGCGGTGCAAATCACAGGACCGgagtatcattttctttctccaaaaaaGTGCATCTGAAATTAGAATCTTCAGCATCAGTTTTCAGTGAGAACACAGAAGAAAGCCACGACTGTAACAAGTCGCCcgtctataaaacaaaacaaactgcaGAGAAGTGCACGTGCTGCaggtttgcaaatgaagagacaCGCCTCTCTAAGGAAAAAGATAGAAACATCTCACCAAGCCATCTGGAAAGTGTTGTACACAATACCTTCACCATAAGCTCTCAGATTTTGCGGCACAAAAATGACTCTGTTGATGAAACACTAGAAGATTCGATTGACATTCATGCTTCATTCAATAAAGCTAACATTCGTCTTTCGGATGTGGATTTTACTCCTTCCAGCAgaacaaaagaaatcagaaatacaTCGAAGAACACTTCAGAACACTGCATTAATCACTCATGCCAAGGAAATGTTTCCTCCAGCTTACTGAACATTTACAAGCACAGTAATGCCAGGATATTTGAATGTGTGGATGAGTTTCCATCACGAGAGCCAAGTGAACAAAGCAGTGCATTGCATCTGAAtcgaaaagagaagagagaaaaagtatTAGATAAAACAGAAAGAGTTAGCAGAAGTGTACAAAGGCTTGTAAGAGAAGCATGTCCGCATGATGTGAAGTCCAAACCACTGCCTTTTCTCCACGTCCAAAGCAAAGATGGCCACACCATTCTCCAATGGCCTACGGAACTGCTTCTCTTTACAAAAACAGAGCCCTGTATCTCTTATGGCTGCAACCcattatattttgattttaagCTTTCTCGAAACAGGAGTGATGGCAACGATCCGGAGGACTTCAGAACAGAATTGCTGAAAGAGTCCTCGGAAATGCCAACTATGCTAGAGAACCAAGTCTCAGGTTTAATCGAAGACCAACAAAAATTGATCCAAGAAGATAATAAGTCTCTGAAACCAAAGATGACACTAGCCAATCCAGATTGGGAAAATTTCCAGAGAAAATATAATTTGGGCTCCAACAGTGCTGAGCCAGAtatgaatgaaaataattttagtgcAAGCGATTTGGAAATGAAAAATCCTGAAGTGCCTGCTTACCTAGATCTCGCTCTAAAGAACTGTGTAAGAAACAGTAATGATAGTGATAAGGAACTTAAGGAACCTTCCAGGACCCATTTGCAAAGCTGCCAAAGGGTAACTCTAAACGATGCAAATGAGGGCCTATCTTGTTCTCCTTGTGTCTCTAGGACTAAAAAGCATACGCTGATTTCCAGTGATCTTCATTTAGATTTTGAAGATGAGAATCCCTCCACCTGGAATTCTAGCCCTTACCCTCTAAGGGGCCACAGTGACCACGAGAAGGACCTCGGCGTAATTTTGAATAGTGACCGAATTGGCGTGACCAGCAGTGTTTCTGGTTGTGGAAGAGGAAATTACAAGAGAAGTTCCCCAAAGTTGTCTCTGAATAAACGTTCTAGCCCTTCAGACACATCCCCTGGCAGGACATCCAGCTTGAGAAGTACTTGTTCAAATCATAGGTCCGGTGGTCACGGCAGAGGGAATTTGCTCTGCTTTTGTAAAAGAGAATACAACTCAGTTGAAAGGCACAAAAGGAAACGTCGAAAGCACAGCTGTCTCTGCTTGTCTGATGAGCTGGCAACGAGCGAGTCCCCACAGTCTGAAACCCAAGGAGCTAGGAGCTGCGAATTGTGGGAatcagttaaaaatgaaaaaaaatcaaaacatggaTATGGTCActgcagagaaaaatataaactgGGCAAAAATCAGCAGGGTCTAGGGCCACAATCCAAGAGAACCATCCACTGTGATTCCAGCGCACAGGTTTCCGGTGCTGGAAACAGTGAAAACCCACCTCATTGCCAGGCACCTCAGCACAGCAGATTGGGCTCTTACTCAAGAGAGAAAATGTCTCACTTAAATAAAGGTGAAAGAAGTCAACAGTCTTTGGACAGTCCTCTTGTTTGTGATCTGGGAAAAGTAAAGCCCATGCAGTGTGACTCCGGGAATCGCAGCCGTCTTCTAAGGAACTCCTCTAACCGCTCTTTAGAAACCACAGAGCTGAATGCTGTAGGAGGAGAGAGGACCGCCCTGACAGCCAAGAGCCTATTGGAAAGAGtacaagccaagaaatgccagGAACGAGCAACTGATTTTGAGGTCTCTTCAGACTGTTGTAAAAATCAGTCAGAGGCTCATTCACAAATCGAATGCACACTTCAGTTTACACCACCGGGCTGTACCAGACTAGCATTGCCTTTGTCTGAAAAAATACAGAacccaagaagaagaagaaatgaagaaggCAGTGCAACACAAAGAACTATTGAGAAAGTCAGAGTTGAAAGTTCACAGACAAATAATTTCACTGTTTTAGCAGACACTGATTGTGATCGTTATCTTTCAAAAGGTATCATTCACATAGTAGCTGAGTCTCAGTCACCAAACATGAAAAAGAACCCAATGACAAAAGAACAATCAAAATGTTTAATTAGTGAGGTCCAACCTTTTATTCAAAGCTGTGACCCAGTATCAAATGATTTCCCTGGTGCTTTTCCATCGAATAGACATATTGGTGTTACTGATTCAACAGAGACCAAAGAGGACCAAATAAATCTAGACTTACACGATGTAAGCATGCATATGAATCATGTAGAGGGGAATATCAGCTCTTACTATGACAGAACTATGCAGAAGCATGACAAAGTAGCTGATGAATTAGAAGTGTGTCGTAAATCTCTCTCCCCACCTTTAATTCAACAGCCCATAACATTTTCTCCtgatgaaatggataaatacaAGCTCCTCCAGCTACAAGCCCAGCAGCACGTGCAGAAACAGCTCCTATCAAAGCATCTTCGAGTTTTGCCCGCTGCAGGGCCAACTGCCTTTTCTCCGGCTTCAGCTGTGCAGACAGTTCCAATTCACCAGCATGCGtctatcaccaccatccaccacACGTTCCTGCAGCGTTTTGTTTCTGCTTCCCTAAATTCCCATAGCAGTCACCTCCCTATAGCTCATCTACATCCTCTTTCGCAGCCACATTTTAATCCATTTCCGTTTTCACCTCTGACGCCCACTATCATCCCTGCACACCCCACTTTCTTAGCGGGTCATCCCCTGCATTTAGTCACTGCTGCCCCCTTCCACCCATCTCACATAACTCTCCAGCCCTTGCCCCCTGCAGCGTTTATCCCCACCTTGTTTAGCCCTCACTTTAACCCAGCTACTGCTTCTATCATCCACTTGAATCCTTTAATTCAACCAGTGTTCCAAGGTCAAGATCTTCGCCATCATTCCTGCTCCAGTCAGATGCAACAGTTAAATGGAGTGAAAGAGGCCTTAAATGTGTCAGCTCACTTAAACTAA